The following proteins are co-located in the Meleagris gallopavo isolate NT-WF06-2002-E0010 breed Aviagen turkey brand Nicholas breeding stock chromosome 13, Turkey_5.1, whole genome shotgun sequence genome:
- the AGRP gene encoding agouti-related protein, whose translation MLNALLLCYGLLQGIQAILTSDLSHSPLQKMSSGLEEADRARYPSLLHKAKELSVELARATPRPDLDQMEVQEGDDNLLQKSSVLEPQVLSTALQAAGREERSSPRRCVRLLESCLGHQIPCCDPCATCYCRFFNAFCYCRKISTTFPCGKN comes from the exons ATGCTGAACGCGCTGCTGCTGTGCTACGGGCTGCTGCAGGGGATCCAGGCCATCCTCACCTCGGACCTCAGCCACAGCCCCCTGCAGAAGATGAGCTCCGGGCTGGAGGAGGCAGACAGAGCCCGCTACCCCAGCCTGCTGCACAAGGCCAAGGAGCTGTCAGTGGAGCTTGCTA GAGCTACTCCCAGGCCGGACTTGGATCAGATGGAGGTGCAAGAAGGTGATGATAACctcctgcagaaaagcagcGTGCTGGAACCACAG GTATTGTCCACAGCCCTgcaagctgcaggcagggaggagCGGAGCTCCCCTCGCCGCTGCGTCCGTCTCCTGGAGTCCTGCCTGGGCCACCAGATCCCCTGCTGTGACCCCTGTGCCACCTGCTACTGCCGGTTTTTCAACGCCTTCTGCTACTGCAGGAAGATCAGCACCACCTTCCCATGCGGCAAGAACTAG